In Amaranthus tricolor cultivar Red isolate AtriRed21 chromosome 3, ASM2621246v1, whole genome shotgun sequence, a single window of DNA contains:
- the LOC130808213 gene encoding glutamate receptor 3.6-like → MILRVLWLFLSLVFVLEKWLVFAVGVGTNSLTRPRVVNIGALFSLNSTIGKVAKVAIQAAIDDVNSSSNVLHGTQLNISMLDNCQNGFLGVAQTISLMEEDIVAIIGPQSSVVAHVVSPVAEGLKVPILSFAATDPSLSLIEYPFIVQTTRNDLYQMDAVADLINYYGWREVTAIYIDDDYGRNGIASLDDSLAKNSCRISYKAPMSLGLSRDEIKRLLFQVILQESRIFVLHTYQSYGLKVLEVARSLQIIDEGFVWIATSWLTDVIDTDSPLPSESQSDVQGLLTFRVHTPNSNLKLNFTAQWSNLVRKEHENTLFGLNTYGLYAYDSVWILAYALNAYFAQGGNISFSKYSPENHQNQNRNLYLDSMKIFDGGEELLSKIYEVNITGLTGHIQFDQDRNLINPAFEIINVVGTGHNIIGYWSNFSGLSKKPPEVVPSIPGVNQQLSSVIWPGQTTDKPRGWVYPSNGKVLKIGVPHRITYLEFASYSTKTHSFSGYSIDVFTAALSLLPYGVAYTLIPFGDGKSNPNMDELVDLLSQGVYDAVVGDIVITSKRAKIVDFTQPFIESGLVVVAPVKTMDSDAWAFLWPLTPKMWCVTCVSIIIFGGVIWILEHRFNDEFRGPPLRQFKTVLWFSFSTWFGSHRETPLTLLGRFVLFIWLFVVLIITSSYTASLSSVFTLHQIYSPIKGIHSLMGSKSPIGYQKGSFSENYLHEELKFPKSQLIPLNNEDEYKEALRKGPKNGGVAAIVDDMSRIENFLSRNCEFTIRGQTFTKNGRGFAFPQDSQLAIDMSTAILKLSEGGDLQRIHDKWLTKSACRSQDTKLTVNRLELDSFWGLFFVCGLVCFFAFIIYFGRLVKKFLHHRPPIQDEFGYQTPPPKSRLKRFFVFFNEKEAES, encoded by the exons atgattttaagggttttatggCTGTTCTTGTCACTGGTATTTGTTTTAGAGAAATGGTTAGTTTTTGCAGTTGGGGTTGGTACAAATTCTTTAACTAGGCCTAGGGTTGTGAACATTGGTGCACTCTTTTCCTTGAATTCCACTATTGGAAAAGTTGCAAAAGTTGCAATTCAAGCTGCAATAGATGATGTAAATTCTTCCTCAAATGTTCTTCATGGAACCCAACTCAATATCTCAATGCTGGATAACTGTCAGAATGGTTTCCTTGGCGTTGCTCAAA CAATATCATTAATGGAGGAAGACATAGTTGCAATAATAGGTCCACAATCATCTGTCGTAGCTCATGTAGTTTCTCCCGTAGCAGAGGGACTCAAAGTCCCTATACTGTCCTTTGCAGCCACAGACCCATCTTTATCTTTGATCGAGTATCCTTTTATTGTCCAGACAACTCGGAATGATCTTTACCAAATGGACGCTGTTGCGGATCTCATCAACTACTATGGATGGCGGGAAGTAACCGCCATATACATTGATGATGATTATGGAAGAAACGGAATTGCATCTTTAGATGATAGTTTAGCCAAAAATAGTTGTAGGATAAGCTATAAAGCGCCTATGAGCCTTGGCTTAAGCCGTGATGAGATTAAGAGACTGTTGTTTCAGGTTATCTTGCAAGAATCTAGGATTTTTGTTCTTCATACTTATCAGAGTTATGGTCTTAAGGTTCTTGAAGTGGCTCGTTCTCTTCAGATAATCGATGAAGGTTTTGTTTGGATTGCTACGAGTTGGCTAACTGATGTTATAGACACTGATTCTCCTCTTCCTTCCGAATCACAAAGTGATGTTCAAGGGTTACTTACCTTTCGTGTGCACACGCCAAATTCAAATCTCAAGTTAAACTTCACAGCTCAATGGAGCAACTTAGTCAGAAAAGAGCATGAGAATACCTTGTTTGGATTGAATACATATGGTCTTTACGCCTATGATTCTGTTTGGATTCTCGCTTATGCATTGAATGCATACTTCGCTCAAGGGGGGAACATATCATTCTCAAAATATTCACccgaaaatcatcaaaatcagAATAGAAACTTATACCTTGATTCAATGAAGATTTTTGATGGGGGAGAAGAGCTATTGTCCAAAATATATGAAGTCAATATCACAGGGTTGACAGGCCATATTCAGTTTGATCAAGACAGGAACTTAATCAACCCAGCTTTTGAAATCATTAATGTGGTCGGAACAGGTCATAATATAATCGGATACTGGTCTAACTTTTCTGGTCTATCAAAAAAACCGCCAGAGGTTGTACCCTCTATACCAGGCGTAAATCAGCAACTGTCAAGTGTAATTTGGCCAGGCCAAACCACAGATAAGCCTCGCGGATGGGTTTATCCAAGCAACGGAAAGGTCCTGAAAATTGGAGTTCCACACCGTATTACCTACCTTgaatttgcttcatattcaacTAAAACACACTCATTCTCAGGATACAGCATTGATGTGTTTACTGCTGCTTTAAGTTTGCTACCATATGGTGTTGCGTATACCTTAATACCGTTTGGGGATGGAAAAAGTAACCCGAACATGGATGAGCTTGTCGATCTACTATCTCAAGGA GTATATGATGCCGTGGTTGGTGATATAGTAATTACGTCCAAAAGAGCTAAAATAGTAGATTTTACGCAGCCATTTATTGAGTCGGGTCTTGTTGTTGTAGCACCTGTTAAGACCATGGATTCAGATGCGTGGGCGTTCTTGTGGCCGCTAACTCCAAAAATGTGGTGTGTGACTTGTGTATCTATCATCATTTTCGGAGGTGTCATATGGATATTGGAGCATCGATTCAATGATGAATTCCGTGGCCCTCCCCTACGACAATTTAAAACAGTGTTATG GTTCAGCTTTTCAACTTGGTTTGGTTCTCATA GGGAGACGCCTCTAACTTTGTTGGGTCGATTTGTTCTATTCATATGGCTGTTTGTAGTCCTAATTATCACATCGAGTTACACTGCAAGTTTGAGCTCTGTATTCACATTGCATCAGATTTATTCCCCTATCAAAGGTATTCATAGCTTAATGGGAAGCAAAAGTCCAATAGGATATCAAAAAGGTTCATTTTCTGAGAATTATTTGCATGAGGAGTTGAAGTTTCCCAAGTCTCAACTTATTCCTCTTAATAATGAAGACGAGTATAAAGAAGCTCTTAGAAAGGGCCCTAAGAATGGAGGGGTTGCTGCCATAGTTGATGATATGTCACGAATAGAAAATTTTCTCTCAAGGAATTGTGAATTCACTATCAGAGGTCAAACATTCACTAAAAATGGAAGGGGATTT GCATTTCCTCAAGACTCTCAATTGGCTATAGACATGTCGACAGCCATATTAAAACTGTCGGAGGGAGGCGACTTGCAGAGAATCCATGATAAGTGGCTCACAAAAAGTGCTTGCAGGTCACAGGATACCAAGCTTACAGTAAACAGGCTGGAGCTTGATAGTTTCTGGGGTCTCTTCTTCGTTTGTGGTTTAGTTTGTTTCTTTGCTTTCATCATATATTTTGGACGTTTGGTGAAGAAATTCTTGCACCATCGGCCACCCATTCAGGATGAATTCGGCTACCAAACACCACCGCCCAAGAGCCGCCTCAAGAGGTTTTTTGTGTTCTTCAATGAGAAGGAAGCTGAATCATGA